Proteins encoded within one genomic window of Brachybacterium sp. P6-10-X1:
- a CDS encoding YdiU family protein, with translation MPMNDPVLQQSYAAAVPELSVPWQADVPPAPELVWLNEDLAAELGYDAAWLCGPEGMALLTGQLDAAGKPLIPGSDAPERPFTTAQAYAGHQFGSANPQLGDGRAVLLGDLVDTLGDRRDLHLKGAGATPFARAGDGKAPLGPMLREAVVGESLHALGIPTTRALAVLTTGEQIAPRQGVTPEPGALLVRAAASHLRVGTLEHAAWHHDLGVRRALLDHVIERHHPTAEGAESPPLALLEAVMRSQAELTAQWMLVGFVHGVMNTDNMALSGEGIDYGPCAFLDVHRHGAVFSSIDRGGRYAYGNQPGIALWNLSRCAETLLELVDEEDPNVAVEQATAVLEGYEGHVLAAYARGLAAKLGIPVATGPARGGGSPPDGEGAAATGAGPGPDPLPSIRELGADLFALLEEQQVDHTGFFRALTDGDPSALFRDPAPFEVWHGRLLALRGTGPSADASEEAMARTNPVHIPRNMHLDAALRAAHRGDLEPARTLLEAVRRPFEHRAEHAHLEGPGDGGDLFMTFCGT, from the coding sequence ATGCCGATGAATGACCCGGTGCTGCAGCAGAGCTATGCGGCCGCGGTCCCGGAGCTGTCCGTCCCCTGGCAGGCGGACGTCCCGCCGGCACCCGAGCTGGTCTGGCTGAACGAGGACCTGGCCGCCGAGCTCGGCTACGACGCGGCGTGGCTGTGCGGCCCGGAGGGCATGGCTCTGCTGACCGGGCAGCTCGATGCCGCCGGGAAACCGCTGATCCCCGGCTCCGACGCGCCCGAGCGCCCCTTCACCACGGCGCAGGCGTACGCCGGCCACCAGTTCGGCAGCGCGAACCCTCAGCTCGGCGATGGCCGCGCCGTGCTGCTGGGCGACCTCGTCGACACTCTCGGGGACCGTCGCGACCTGCACCTCAAAGGGGCCGGTGCGACCCCCTTCGCCCGCGCCGGGGACGGCAAGGCCCCGCTGGGCCCGATGCTGCGCGAGGCGGTCGTCGGCGAATCCCTGCATGCCCTCGGCATCCCCACCACCCGCGCGCTCGCGGTGCTGACCACGGGCGAGCAGATCGCCCCGCGCCAGGGCGTGACCCCGGAACCGGGAGCGCTGCTGGTGCGCGCCGCCGCGAGCCATCTGCGCGTCGGAACCCTCGAGCACGCGGCGTGGCACCACGACCTCGGAGTGCGCCGGGCGCTGCTCGATCATGTGATCGAGCGCCATCATCCGACGGCCGAGGGGGCCGAGAGCCCGCCGCTGGCCCTGCTCGAGGCGGTGATGCGGTCCCAGGCAGAGCTGACGGCGCAGTGGATGCTGGTCGGCTTCGTCCACGGGGTCATGAACACGGACAACATGGCGCTGTCCGGTGAGGGCATCGACTACGGGCCCTGTGCCTTCCTCGACGTCCACCGCCATGGAGCCGTGTTCAGCTCGATCGACCGCGGTGGTCGCTACGCCTACGGCAATCAGCCGGGCATCGCCCTGTGGAACCTCTCGCGCTGCGCCGAGACGCTGCTCGAGCTCGTCGACGAGGAGGATCCGAACGTCGCCGTCGAGCAGGCCACCGCCGTGCTCGAGGGCTACGAGGGCCATGTCCTCGCCGCATACGCGCGGGGCCTGGCCGCCAAGCTCGGCATCCCGGTGGCGACAGGTCCGGCCCGGGGCGGAGGCTCACCGCCCGACGGCGAAGGTGCCGCGGCGACCGGGGCGGGGCCCGGACCTGATCCCCTCCCGAGCATCCGCGAGCTCGGCGCCGACCTCTTCGCCCTCCTCGAGGAGCAGCAGGTCGACCACACCGGCTTCTTCCGCGCACTGACGGACGGGGATCCGTCCGCCCTGTTCCGCGACCCCGCGCCCTTCGAGGTCTGGCACGGGCGGCTGCTCGCTCTGCGGGGGACGGGCCCGTCGGCCGACGCCTCGGAGGAGGCGATGGCGCGCACGAACCCGGTCCACATCCCGCGCAACATGCATCTCGACGCGGCTCTGCGCGCCGCGCACCGGGGCGATCTCGAGCCGGCGCGGACTCTTCTGGAGGCGGTCCGGCGGCCCTTCGAGCATCGGGCGGAGCATGCTCACCTCGAGGGGCCCGGCGACGGCGGCGACCTCTTCATGACCTTCTGCGGGACGTGA
- a CDS encoding NADP-dependent oxidoreductase, translated as MRAIGVTRYGGPEALQEIDVPVEELGPGTLRIRVSAAAVSPTDTLVRSGARSEAEQADAPGDVPGMDVAGVVAELGPDGGDGLAVGDRVVGIVTPTGPHGAYREDIVLPVGSVVRAPTGASDAEAATLPMNALTARHALDLLALGTGQTLAVTGAAGTLGGYLVQLAVHDGLHVIADAAEKDEELVRSFGADVVLRRGEDIAERIREIAPDGVDGLADASLQSAQVLPAVADGGAVATFRGYRGDGARGLRVEPVMVRDVAEERGMLAGLRDLAEQGVLELRVADVLPAVEAAEAHRRLEAGGVRGRIVLDLST; from the coding sequence ATGCGAGCCATCGGAGTGACACGGTACGGAGGCCCTGAGGCCCTGCAGGAGATCGACGTCCCGGTCGAGGAGCTCGGGCCCGGCACCCTGCGGATCCGGGTGAGCGCCGCTGCGGTGAGCCCGACGGACACCCTGGTGCGCAGCGGGGCCCGGTCGGAGGCGGAGCAGGCCGACGCGCCCGGGGACGTCCCCGGTATGGATGTCGCGGGGGTCGTCGCGGAGCTCGGACCGGACGGCGGCGACGGACTTGCTGTCGGGGACCGCGTGGTCGGCATCGTCACGCCGACCGGCCCGCACGGCGCCTACCGGGAGGACATCGTGCTGCCGGTGGGATCGGTGGTCCGCGCCCCGACGGGTGCCTCGGATGCGGAGGCCGCGACGCTTCCGATGAATGCGCTGACGGCCCGTCACGCCCTCGACCTGCTCGCGCTCGGGACCGGGCAGACCCTCGCCGTCACCGGCGCCGCGGGCACCCTCGGGGGCTACCTGGTCCAGCTGGCCGTCCACGACGGTCTGCACGTGATCGCCGACGCGGCCGAGAAGGACGAGGAGCTGGTCCGCTCCTTCGGGGCCGACGTCGTCCTGCGCCGCGGCGAGGACATCGCCGAGCGCATCCGGGAGATCGCCCCTGACGGCGTCGACGGCCTGGCCGATGCCTCTCTCCAGTCCGCGCAGGTGCTGCCCGCCGTCGCCGACGGCGGAGCGGTCGCCACCTTCCGCGGCTACCGGGGCGACGGTGCGCGCGGGCTGAGGGTCGAACCGGTCATGGTGCGCGATGTCGCCGAGGAGCGGGGGATGCTCGCCGGACTGCGGGACCTCGCCGAGCAGGGCGTGCTCGAGCTGCGGGTGGCCGATGTGCTGCCCGCGGTCGAGGCCGCCGAGGCGCACCGCCGTCTCGAGGCAGGAGGCGTCCGCGGACGGATCGTCCTGGACCTCTCCACCTGA
- a CDS encoding sugar phosphate isomerase/epimerase: MTTGIRLGFSSYSFHSQLSTGGMTLPEVIDWVAAGDGEHLELASLGDDPGAPIPNIASDPAYVERIRAHAEHAGVALSTLAIGANFLTDDPEELAAQIDRVKAHVDLAERLGIRQMRHDVVAHAGYEGDDTPQFEQALPSIVAASKEIAQYAATKGITTSLENHGFFVQAADRVRRIVHAVDEPNFATTLDVGNFVCVDEDPTVSVPQNLPYAMVVHLKDFYIRPADADPGAGWFRSRGGKHLRGAVVGNGDIDLRSVARSIREAGYTGFVSIEFEGWEDCLLGCERGLANARRLLDLD, translated from the coding sequence ATGACCACCGGCATCCGCCTCGGCTTCAGCTCCTACAGCTTCCATTCCCAGCTCTCCACCGGCGGGATGACCCTGCCCGAGGTGATCGACTGGGTCGCCGCCGGCGACGGCGAGCACCTCGAGCTCGCCTCCCTCGGCGACGATCCCGGCGCCCCCATCCCCAACATCGCCTCCGACCCCGCCTACGTCGAACGGATCCGAGCACACGCCGAGCATGCCGGAGTGGCGCTGTCCACCCTGGCGATCGGGGCGAACTTCCTCACCGACGACCCCGAGGAGCTCGCCGCGCAGATCGACCGCGTGAAGGCCCACGTGGACCTCGCCGAGCGGCTCGGGATCCGCCAGATGCGCCACGACGTGGTCGCCCACGCCGGATACGAAGGGGACGACACCCCGCAGTTCGAGCAGGCGCTGCCCTCGATCGTCGCCGCGAGCAAGGAGATCGCGCAGTACGCCGCGACCAAGGGCATCACCACCAGCCTCGAGAACCACGGCTTCTTCGTGCAGGCCGCCGATCGCGTGCGGCGGATCGTCCACGCCGTCGACGAGCCGAACTTCGCCACCACGCTGGACGTGGGCAACTTCGTGTGCGTCGACGAGGACCCCACCGTCTCGGTCCCACAGAACCTGCCGTACGCGATGGTCGTCCACCTCAAGGACTTCTACATCCGCCCGGCCGACGCCGATCCCGGCGCGGGCTGGTTCCGCAGCCGCGGCGGCAAGCACCTGCGCGGCGCCGTCGTCGGCAACGGCGACATCGACCTGCGCTCGGTGGCCCGCTCGATCCGCGAGGCCGGGTACACCGGCTTCGTCTCGATCGAGTTCGAGGGCTGGGAGGACTGCCTGCTGGGCTGCGAGCGCGGCCTGGCCAATGCCCGCCGTCTGCTCGATCTCGACTGA
- a CDS encoding ROK family protein, with protein MTTADDSPAARPDPGPGTAMRRANARDCVLTLRTASGALTIGELSTATGLSRPTVESVLQDLVAAGTISPAPTADAGRRGRPARRFTLDPDAATVAALDLGERTVSCLLTDALGTVLARSTVEVESGDHLAAIGRAIERTGSRPDVVGLAVPGILAADGRVTRSLALDDLVGRDLAAEVTQQMNCSVVVENDIKLAALAERHLGPPANSIAYLQIGHRLSVALIVDGVILQGSHRLAGELGSQRGMRWTSTSQRGRLTWSTGDEAKPLLERAAAGEEIARREVEDFCAEIAPRLATVALTVDPELVVVGGGLSRAGETLLDPLRRSLQHLLMTPEHPEVVAARLTTDGSLIGALGRAFEHGSARVAGVPGVPAPWPRFLATPTPSATAPSAAAPDAAASTASSSRT; from the coding sequence ATGACGACGGCCGACGACTCCCCCGCGGCGCGCCCGGATCCTGGCCCGGGAACGGCCATGCGTCGGGCCAACGCCCGCGACTGCGTGCTCACTCTGCGCACCGCCTCCGGCGCGCTGACCATCGGCGAGCTCTCCACCGCCACGGGCCTGTCCCGGCCCACCGTCGAGAGCGTGCTGCAGGACCTCGTCGCCGCGGGTACGATCTCCCCGGCCCCCACCGCCGACGCCGGCCGCCGCGGACGCCCCGCACGCCGCTTCACCCTGGACCCCGACGCGGCGACCGTCGCGGCCCTCGACCTCGGTGAGCGCACCGTGAGCTGCCTGCTCACCGATGCGCTCGGCACAGTCCTCGCCCGGAGCACCGTGGAGGTCGAGAGCGGGGACCACCTCGCGGCGATCGGGCGGGCGATCGAACGCACCGGGTCCCGGCCGGACGTCGTCGGCCTCGCCGTACCGGGAATCCTCGCCGCCGACGGCCGCGTCACCCGGAGCCTCGCCCTGGACGACCTCGTCGGCCGCGACCTCGCCGCGGAGGTCACCCAGCAGATGAACTGCTCGGTCGTGGTCGAGAACGACATCAAGCTCGCCGCCCTCGCGGAGCGCCACCTGGGCCCGCCCGCGAACTCCATCGCCTACCTGCAGATCGGCCATCGCCTCTCGGTGGCCCTCATCGTGGACGGGGTGATCCTGCAGGGCAGCCACCGCCTGGCCGGCGAGCTCGGCAGTCAGCGCGGGATGCGCTGGACCAGCACCTCGCAGCGCGGACGGCTGACCTGGTCCACCGGGGACGAGGCGAAGCCGCTGCTGGAGCGGGCGGCGGCCGGGGAGGAGATCGCCCGGCGCGAGGTCGAGGATTTCTGCGCGGAGATCGCGCCGCGACTGGCCACCGTGGCGCTGACCGTGGATCCCGAGCTGGTGGTCGTCGGCGGCGGACTCTCACGGGCGGGCGAGACCCTGCTCGATCCGCTGCGGCGCAGCCTGCAGCACCTGCTGATGACCCCGGAGCATCCCGAGGTGGTGGCCGCCCGACTCACCACGGACGGCTCGCTGATCGGCGCGCTCGGCCGGGCCTTCGAGCACGGCTCCGCCCGCGTCGCCGGGGTGCCCGGCGTCCCGGCACCGTGGCCACGGTTCCTCGCAACACCCACTCCGTCGGCCACCGCACCGTCGGCCGCGGCCCCGGACGCCGCGGCGTCGACGGCCTCGTCCTCCCGCACCTGA
- a CDS encoding mechanosensitive ion channel — MGALSTIDWAGLGLKILAAIVILIITAILAAVVKAGIARLTQKVPALQRPGVDGAGLGASLGTIASMVVWLLGLIIILGIFQLSQVLSPVIAMLEQGLSFIPNIIGAVFVFIIGLTIAKIVRALIVTALNAVDFGKLLGTAQSGFEKATGGVTAAPAHAGPQGAPAQAGQPGQPGHSGQPGQPGQPAQQRSKVPEILGSVVFALIMIVVSIAALQILGIASISDPASAMLSGVFTAIPNIIAAVALVGIGVLIARFVSGLFRPILESSGIDAWLTKQEILPQGSSATPTVLRIVEIAVVLFFAVMGAQVLGFAQITAILSEILALGGNVLFGGAIIAAGFFIAMIVGKVLSGTVSTVVRWAIIILFTAMGLQSMGVADSIIEMAFGALVIGGAAAGVLAFGLGGREAAARQLAKLEKSSESAAANPAGGSGPAPSTGTAVPPPPDA, encoded by the coding sequence GTGGGCGCTCTATCCACCATCGACTGGGCAGGACTCGGATTGAAGATCCTGGCCGCCATCGTCATCCTGATCATCACCGCCATCCTGGCCGCCGTGGTCAAGGCCGGGATCGCCAGACTGACGCAGAAGGTTCCGGCATTGCAGCGTCCCGGCGTGGACGGCGCAGGTCTCGGTGCCTCGCTCGGCACCATCGCCTCGATGGTGGTGTGGCTGCTGGGCCTGATCATCATCCTGGGCATCTTCCAGCTCTCCCAGGTGCTCTCGCCGGTGATCGCCATGCTCGAGCAGGGCCTGAGCTTCATCCCCAACATCATCGGCGCCGTGTTCGTGTTCATCATCGGCCTGACGATCGCGAAGATCGTCCGGGCCCTGATCGTGACCGCGCTGAACGCGGTGGACTTCGGCAAGCTGCTGGGCACCGCCCAGTCCGGCTTCGAGAAGGCCACCGGCGGTGTCACCGCCGCTCCGGCGCATGCCGGCCCCCAGGGCGCCCCGGCACAGGCCGGCCAGCCCGGTCAGCCCGGCCACAGCGGTCAGCCCGGCCAGCCGGGTCAGCCCGCGCAGCAGCGTTCGAAGGTGCCCGAGATCCTCGGCTCCGTCGTGTTCGCGCTGATCATGATCGTGGTCTCGATCGCCGCCCTGCAGATCCTCGGGATCGCGTCGATCTCGGATCCGGCCTCCGCGATGCTCTCCGGTGTGTTCACGGCCATCCCGAACATCATCGCCGCGGTGGCACTGGTGGGGATCGGCGTGCTCATCGCCCGTTTCGTCTCCGGCCTGTTCCGCCCGATCCTGGAGAGCTCCGGCATCGACGCGTGGCTGACCAAGCAGGAGATCCTCCCGCAGGGCTCCTCGGCCACGCCGACCGTGCTGCGCATCGTCGAGATCGCCGTGGTGCTGTTCTTCGCCGTGATGGGCGCCCAGGTGCTCGGCTTCGCGCAGATCACCGCGATCCTCAGCGAGATCCTCGCCCTCGGCGGCAACGTGCTGTTCGGCGGCGCGATCATCGCCGCCGGCTTCTTCATCGCCATGATCGTCGGCAAGGTCCTCTCGGGGACCGTCTCGACCGTGGTGCGCTGGGCGATCATCATCCTGTTCACCGCCATGGGCCTGCAGTCCATGGGCGTGGCCGACTCGATCATCGAGATGGCCTTCGGCGCCCTGGTGATCGGTGGTGCCGCGGCCGGCGTGCTGGCCTTCGGCCTCGGCGGTCGCGAGGCCGCCGCCCGTCAGCTCGCGAAGCTCGAGAAGTCCTCGGAATCCGCAGCGGCGAACCCTGCTGGGGGCTCCGGACCTGCCCCGTCGACCGGCACCGCGGTGCCCCCGCCGCCGGACGCCTGA
- a CDS encoding NYN domain-containing protein, with amino-acid sequence MTDRTTYLLVDGENIDATLGISVLGRRPQPEERPRWNKLLHHAEVTWDQPVTGLFFLAVGDSLPSGFVQALIALGYKTIPLRGEGKVVDIAIQRTAEALASRPADVMLVSHDRDFVPQMQDLAATPERRTALIGFREFMAGDLQEIPGIEFHDLEYDVAAFTSRLPRVRIIDIDEFDPLDFI; translated from the coding sequence ATGACAGATCGCACCACGTACCTCCTGGTCGACGGCGAGAACATCGACGCCACGCTCGGCATCTCCGTCCTCGGCCGCCGCCCGCAGCCGGAGGAGCGTCCCCGTTGGAACAAACTGCTCCACCACGCCGAGGTCACGTGGGACCAGCCCGTCACGGGCCTGTTCTTCCTCGCCGTCGGTGACAGCCTCCCCTCCGGCTTCGTGCAGGCGCTGATCGCCCTCGGGTACAAGACCATCCCGCTGCGCGGCGAGGGCAAGGTCGTCGACATCGCCATCCAGCGCACCGCCGAGGCGCTGGCCTCCCGCCCGGCCGACGTCATGCTGGTCAGCCACGACCGCGACTTCGTCCCGCAGATGCAGGACCTGGCCGCGACGCCCGAGCGCCGCACCGCCCTGATCGGCTTCCGCGAGTTCATGGCCGGAGACCTGCAGGAGATCCCGGGGATCGAGTTCCACGACCTCGAGTACGACGTCGCCGCGTTCACCAGTCGTCTGCCGCGGGTGCGGATCATCGACATCGACGAGTTCGACCCGCTGGATTTCATCTGA
- a CDS encoding Gfo/Idh/MocA family protein gives MSTFRVGVIGAGTIAQSHLTAYAENSDVDLIAVADMNLERARSVAETYGAKRAYADPHELLADEEIDGVSICTWNNSHATWAIAAIEAGKHVLVEKPIARTLAEALEIQQAVERSDRVVQVGFVRRHSPNCQVLKSFIDADELGEIYYAKASCLRRVGNPGGWFADKEISGGGPLLDIGIHVLDLCWYLMGSPKVVSVSGNTYDKIGNRANVTTMPRYKAADYDPDRNSVEDLANAVIRFENGASLLLDCSFSLHATKDSIDVAVYGEKGGAELEPALHIATEMHDSVVNIEPQIASRTFEFGTGFAREIQNFVDAGLGRAESVAPAWHGVEIVRILEAIYASAESGQEVLIA, from the coding sequence ATGAGCACATTCCGAGTCGGCGTCATCGGCGCCGGAACCATCGCCCAGTCCCACCTGACCGCCTACGCCGAGAACTCCGACGTCGATCTGATCGCCGTCGCCGACATGAACCTCGAGCGCGCCCGGTCCGTGGCCGAGACCTACGGCGCGAAGCGCGCCTACGCGGATCCCCACGAGCTCCTGGCGGACGAGGAGATCGACGGGGTGTCGATCTGCACCTGGAACAACTCCCACGCCACCTGGGCGATCGCCGCGATCGAGGCCGGCAAGCACGTGCTGGTCGAGAAGCCGATCGCCCGCACCCTGGCCGAGGCCCTCGAGATCCAGCAGGCCGTCGAGCGCAGCGACCGGGTGGTGCAGGTCGGGTTCGTGCGCCGCCACTCCCCCAACTGCCAGGTGCTGAAGTCCTTCATCGACGCGGACGAGCTGGGCGAGATCTACTACGCCAAGGCCAGCTGCCTGCGTCGGGTGGGCAACCCCGGTGGCTGGTTCGCGGACAAGGAGATCTCCGGCGGCGGCCCGCTGCTGGACATCGGCATCCACGTCCTGGACCTGTGCTGGTATCTCATGGGCTCCCCGAAGGTCGTCTCCGTCAGCGGGAACACCTACGACAAGATCGGCAATCGGGCGAACGTCACCACCATGCCGCGCTACAAGGCCGCGGACTACGACCCCGACCGGAACTCGGTCGAGGACCTGGCCAATGCGGTCATCCGCTTCGAGAACGGGGCCTCGCTGCTGCTGGACTGCTCCTTCTCGCTGCATGCCACGAAGGATTCGATCGACGTGGCGGTGTACGGCGAGAAGGGCGGGGCGGAGCTCGAGCCGGCCCTGCACATCGCCACCGAGATGCACGACTCCGTGGTGAACATCGAGCCGCAGATCGCCTCGCGCACCTTCGAGTTCGGCACCGGATTCGCCCGCGAGATCCAGAACTTCGTCGACGCCGGCCTGGGCCGTGCGGAGTCGGTCGCGCCGGCCTGGCACGGCGTGGAGATCGTGCGGATCCTCGAGGCGATCTATGCCTCCGCCGAGTCCGGCCAGGAGGTCCTGATCGCCTGA
- a CDS encoding alpha/beta fold hydrolase: MSTLTRSDDLTPSDHVTLAGHAGALVGRIWTRQDPRWIAVLAHGYGEHVGRYAWVADRLAAAGAAVHAVDHVGHGRSDGERVLIEDFDQVVADLDLVVRDARDRHPELPIVLIGHSLGGMIAARYTQIHPDRLVATVLSGPVLGSWAIVDELLALEEIPSTPIDPDVLSRDPAVGAAYAEDELVWHGDFKRPTLEAIDRCLAMITAAGPVGDHPLLYLHGEDDHLVPLAASRIGLQAIEGSATRVTTYPGARHEILNETNRDEVLEDVIGFVDGVLARRG; this comes from the coding sequence ATGAGCACCCTCACCCGTTCCGACGACCTCACCCCCTCCGACCACGTCACCCTCGCCGGCCACGCCGGTGCCCTCGTCGGCCGCATCTGGACCCGTCAGGATCCGCGCTGGATCGCGGTGCTCGCCCATGGATACGGCGAACATGTCGGCCGGTACGCCTGGGTGGCCGACCGCCTGGCCGCTGCCGGCGCCGCGGTCCATGCCGTCGACCACGTCGGCCATGGGCGCAGTGACGGGGAGCGCGTGCTGATCGAGGACTTCGACCAGGTCGTGGCGGACCTCGACCTCGTGGTCCGCGACGCCCGCGACCGGCACCCGGAGCTGCCGATCGTGCTGATCGGCCACTCCTTGGGCGGCATGATCGCCGCGCGCTACACGCAGATCCACCCCGATCGACTGGTCGCGACGGTTCTCTCCGGGCCGGTGCTCGGCTCCTGGGCGATCGTGGACGAGTTGCTCGCGCTCGAGGAGATCCCCTCCACCCCGATCGACCCCGACGTCCTCTCCCGGGATCCCGCCGTCGGCGCCGCCTATGCCGAGGACGAGCTGGTCTGGCACGGCGACTTCAAGCGCCCCACCCTGGAGGCCATCGACCGCTGCCTGGCCATGATCACCGCGGCCGGCCCCGTCGGTGACCATCCGCTGCTGTACCTGCACGGCGAGGACGACCATCTGGTCCCGCTCGCGGCGAGCCGGATCGGCCTGCAGGCCATCGAAGGCAGCGCCACGCGCGTGACGACCTACCCGGGCGCCCGGCACGAGATCCTCAACGAGACCAACCGTGATGAGGTGCTCGAGGACGTGATCGGCTTCGTCGACGGGGTGCTGGCGCGCCGCGGCTGA
- a CDS encoding NAD-dependent succinate-semialdehyde dehydrogenase translates to MAGYTTTNPTTGRTDEEFTGLDDGGIQDVLSRTAAAFPRWRGLAAQERAETLERVADAYDERGRELGELIATEMGKPLQQAIGEAELAGSIYRWYAEHGPDLLRDEQLDPQGAQESLVQTEPIGPLVGVMPWNYPYYQVARFVAPNLMAGNTILLKHAGICAASSEVMAQILHTAGVPRDAYINIFASHGQLADMIADDRIRGVSLTGSEKAGAAVAANAGEHLKKSVLELGGSDPLIVLEDADIERVARIVATARLSNAGQACNSPKRMFVPHGDLDAFVATVVEVFEGARVGDPLDGSVDVGPLSSVGARDGVLEQVERAVRQGATLHTGGTAIDRAGAFLQPAVLTGVTPAMDAYSEEIFGPVAVIHGVESVDDAVEQANDVPYGLSGSVWGTDLERAQEVADRLDVGMAYVNEHGTTLPGLPFGGVKRSGFGRELGRWGMGEFVNVRLRRTAVA, encoded by the coding sequence ATGGCTGGATACACGACGACCAACCCGACCACGGGGCGGACCGACGAGGAATTCACCGGGCTCGACGACGGCGGGATCCAGGACGTGCTCTCCCGGACCGCTGCGGCCTTCCCGCGCTGGCGCGGCCTCGCGGCGCAGGAGCGCGCGGAGACCCTGGAGCGGGTCGCCGACGCCTACGACGAGCGCGGCCGGGAGCTCGGGGAGCTCATCGCGACAGAGATGGGCAAACCGCTGCAGCAGGCGATCGGGGAGGCCGAGCTGGCCGGTTCCATCTATCGCTGGTACGCCGAGCACGGCCCGGATCTGCTGCGCGACGAGCAGCTGGATCCACAAGGTGCCCAGGAATCGCTGGTGCAGACCGAGCCGATCGGTCCGCTCGTCGGCGTGATGCCGTGGAACTACCCCTACTACCAGGTGGCCCGCTTCGTGGCTCCGAACCTGATGGCCGGCAATACCATCCTGCTCAAGCACGCCGGGATCTGCGCCGCCTCCTCCGAGGTCATGGCGCAGATCCTCCACACCGCAGGCGTACCCCGGGACGCCTACATCAACATCTTCGCCTCCCATGGCCAGCTCGCCGACATGATCGCCGACGACCGGATCCGGGGCGTCTCGCTCACGGGCAGCGAGAAGGCCGGGGCAGCTGTCGCCGCCAACGCCGGGGAGCACCTGAAGAAGTCGGTGCTCGAGCTCGGCGGATCCGACCCGCTCATCGTGCTCGAGGATGCCGACATCGAGCGCGTCGCCCGGATCGTCGCCACGGCGCGGCTCTCCAATGCCGGGCAGGCGTGCAACTCCCCCAAGCGGATGTTCGTGCCCCACGGTGATCTGGACGCGTTCGTCGCGACCGTCGTCGAGGTCTTCGAGGGCGCGAGGGTCGGTGACCCGCTGGACGGGAGCGTCGACGTCGGTCCGCTTTCCTCGGTCGGAGCGCGGGACGGGGTCCTCGAACAGGTCGAGCGCGCTGTCCGGCAGGGGGCGACCCTCCACACCGGGGGCACGGCGATCGACCGCGCGGGCGCCTTCCTGCAGCCGGCCGTGCTGACCGGGGTCACCCCGGCCATGGACGCCTACTCCGAGGAGATCTTCGGGCCGGTCGCGGTGATCCACGGCGTCGAGTCGGTCGACGATGCGGTGGAGCAGGCCAACGACGTCCCCTACGGCCTCAGCGGCTCGGTGTGGGGCACCGATCTGGAACGTGCCCAGGAGGTGGCCGACCGTCTGGACGTCGGGATGGCCTACGTCAACGAGCACGGCACGACGCTGCCGGGTCTGCCGTTCGGCGGCGTGAAGCGCTCCGGCTTCGGTCGTGAGCTCGGCCGCTGGGGCATGGGAGAGTTCGTCAACGTCCGCCTGCGCCGCACCGCTGTCGCATGA